Genomic DNA from Pigmentiphaga litoralis:
GCTGGTGGCCTATGACAAGCAGTCCCCCGACATCGCCCAAGGCGTGGACCGCGCGTCCGACGACTACCTGAACCAGGGCGCCGGCGACCAGGGCCTGATGTTCGGTTTTGCCTGCTCCGAAACCCCCGACCTGATGCCCGCACCGATCTGGTACGCGCACCGCCTGGTGCAGCGCCAGAGCGAACTGCGCAAAGACGGCCGCCTGTCGTGGCTGCGTCCGGACGCCAAGTCGCAGGTCACCTTCCGGTATGTCGATGGCAAGCCGGTTGAAGTGCATACCGTGGTGCTCTCGACCCAGCACGCGCCGGAAGTCTCGCAGGAAACCATCCGCGAAGCCGTGATCGAAGAGATCATCAAGAAAAGCTTCCCCGACGGCATGCTGACCGCGAACACCAAGTACCTGGTCAACCCGACCGGGCGTTTCGTGATCGGCGGTCCGCAAGGCGACGCTGGCCTGACCGGCCGCAAGATCATCGTCGACACCTACGGCGGCGCATGCCCGCACGGTGGCGGCGCGTTCTCGGGCAAGGATCCGTCCAAGGTTGATCGTTCGGCCGCCTACGCCGCGCGCTACGTGGCCAAGAACGTGGTCGCGGCCGGCCTGGCCACGCAATGCCAGATCCAGGTCAGCTACGCCATCGGCGTGGCCGCCCCGATCAACATCACTGTCGACACCAACGGCACCGGCGTGATCCCCGATGACCAGATCGTGGCCCTCGTTCAGGAACACTTCGATCTGCGTCCCAAGGGCATCGTCGCCATGCTGGACCTGCTGCGCCCGATCTACACCAAGTCGGCTGCCTATGGTCACTTTGGCCGGTCGGAACCCGAGTTCAGCTGGGAAGCGACCGACAAGGCTGCCGCGCTGCGCGCCGCCGCCGGCCGCTAAGCGTCACCCTTTCCGGATTCCATGGCTTCCAACGACAACGGCTACACAAAAACGGTCAGCTCCGCTTCCTTCACGGCCACGGACTCTCCGTGCGTGGCCGTGTGTTCGACCCTCTTCGATGACATCTGCCGAGGGTGCGGAAGGACGGCCATGGAAGTCTCGAACTGGGTGTTCATGACCGACGAGGAAAAGCAGGCAGTGTGGGAAAGAATCCGCGCGCAGGGCTATCCTCGGCGGCGCGGCTGACTTGCTACGAAACGCCGCGCTTCAGCAAGAAACCGCGTCGGTCGGGTCCGTGGCGGGCGCCACTGACCGCCTCCTCATCCCAGCCTGAATCCCGCGTCCAGCTGGATCAATTGCCCTGTCATTTTGATTGCATCGACGGCCAGCCAATGGATCGTCCGTGCCACGTCGTCCGGGGTAATCGTCTCGTTCAGCAAGGCACGCGCGGTATAGCGTGACCGACGCGCCGCCAGTTGTTCGGGCGGCAGGCTGCCCGTCAACCAGTCACTATCCACCAGCCCCGGCAGGACCGCATTCACACGCACGTCGGGCGCCAGTGACCGGGCCAGCGACAGGGTCAGGGTGTTGAGCGCGCCTTTGGAAACGGCATAGGCAATGGACGACCCGGTCCCCATGATGGACGCCATCGACGACACGTTCACCATGCTGGCGCCGGCATGGCCCCGCATCAGGGGCAGCAGTGCGCGCGACATCTGGAACGCACCCACGACATTGACCGCATGAATCGCATGGAAGTCGTCGGCCGACAAGGCGTCCAGGTCTTTCGGATCGACCACCCCGGCCGACGTGCCCGCGTTGTTGACCAGGGTATGGACACGACCCCAATGCTGGCCGACTTCGTCCGCCAGCGCGCGGCACTGCACGTCGTCGGACACGTCTGCGCGGATCACCAACACCTGCGCACCGTCTGCCCGGCACTGCGCCGCCACGGCGTCCGCGGCGTCACGCTTGCGGGCATAGTTGATGACAACATCATGACCCTGCCGCGCGAAGTGCAGCGCCGTAGCCGCGCCGATGCCGGTCGATGAACCGGTGATCACGCACACGCGGCGCGGCGTGTCCTTGTTGATCATGCGCTGGCCTTGGCCCAATACGGCGCACGCAACGCTTTCTTGGACAGCTTGCCGAGTTCGGAGCGCGCCAGATCGTTGCGAAACTCCACGATCGACACCCGCTGCGTCTTGCCCAGTCTGGCGTTGACCCAGTCACGCAACGTTTCTCCATCGATGCGCGCACCGGGGCGCAACACCACCAGTGCCAGCGGCGTCTCGTCCCATTGCACGCTCGGCACGCCGATCACCGCGCAGTCCTGCACGTCCTCATGGCGGGCCAGCACCGCTTCAAGATCCGCGGCATAGATATTGTTGCCGCCCGAGATGATGACGTCCTTGCTGCGGTCCAGCAGCGTCACGAATCCGTCGGCATCGATATGCCCAATGTCGCCGGTGCGATGGAACATGCGCCCGTCTTCGTCGAACCAGCGGATCTCCGCCGTGGCATCGGGGCGCTGGTGATAGCCCGCCATCATGAACGGAGAACGGCCGACGATTTCGCCCACCACGGGGTCGGTGGTGTCCCTGGCATTGCCATGAATGCGCTGGCCGGCTTCATCGATCAGAAGGATGTCCGTGTCGTGCACCGGCACCCCCACGGTACGCAGCTTGTCGGGATAGGCGCGGCCGTCCAGGAAGCACGACACGCCGCCTTCGGTCATTCCATAGACTTCAAGAAAG
This window encodes:
- the metK gene encoding methionine adenosyltransferase gives rise to the protein MANKDYLFTSESVSEGHPDKVADQISDAILDALLEQDPTSRVAAETLCNTGLVVLAGEITSRANVDYIQVARDTIKRIGYDNTDYGIDYKGCAVLVAYDKQSPDIAQGVDRASDDYLNQGAGDQGLMFGFACSETPDLMPAPIWYAHRLVQRQSELRKDGRLSWLRPDAKSQVTFRYVDGKPVEVHTVVLSTQHAPEVSQETIREAVIEEIIKKSFPDGMLTANTKYLVNPTGRFVIGGPQGDAGLTGRKIIVDTYGGACPHGGGAFSGKDPSKVDRSAAYAARYVAKNVVAAGLATQCQIQVSYAIGVAAPINITVDTNGTGVIPDDQIVALVQEHFDLRPKGIVAMLDLLRPIYTKSAAYGHFGRSEPEFSWEATDKAAALRAAAGR
- a CDS encoding DUF1289 domain-containing protein, with amino-acid sequence MASNDNGYTKTVSSASFTATDSPCVAVCSTLFDDICRGCGRTAMEVSNWVFMTDEEKQAVWERIRAQGYPRRRG
- a CDS encoding SDR family NAD(P)-dependent oxidoreductase, whose protein sequence is MINKDTPRRVCVITGSSTGIGAATALHFARQGHDVVINYARKRDAADAVAAQCRADGAQVLVIRADVSDDVQCRALADEVGQHWGRVHTLVNNAGTSAGVVDPKDLDALSADDFHAIHAVNVVGAFQMSRALLPLMRGHAGASMVNVSSMASIMGTGSSIAYAVSKGALNTLTLSLARSLAPDVRVNAVLPGLVDSDWLTGSLPPEQLAARRSRYTARALLNETITPDDVARTIHWLAVDAIKMTGQLIQLDAGFRLG